The following coding sequences are from one Primulina eburnea isolate SZY01 chromosome 15, ASM2296580v1, whole genome shotgun sequence window:
- the LOC140815545 gene encoding uncharacterized protein: protein MARLFEQQLQQQQQLQQMQLAPRPQHDIYDQFRRLGPKEFSGTTNPFAAKGWIRSLEGDASFWWEGAEHGIDITTLTWARFKEIFYEKYSTTDVRGRSKREFMSLRQGDSSVAEFVKKFDRGCYFVTLIARDPAEKLRHFMDGLRPTLRNNVMIMRPLDYATAITYVFQSEQSLRDVEFEMQRKRASKAPRSSAPPKPQNPGAPKPAERQPCKECNRLHIGKCECGTFKCFYCKESGHKAGDCPKRKASTTARAYVMNAEEAEEETDTTLITGNLVI, encoded by the exons ATGGCTCGTCTCTTCGAGCAACAGTTACAGCAGCAGCAACAGTTACAACAGATGCAGCTGGCACCTAGGCCACAACATGATATTtatgatcagttccggaggctagggccgaaggaattttctggcactacCAATCCTTTTGCTGCTAAGGGTTGGATTCGTTCACTCGAG GGTGATGCTTCTTTctggtgggaaggagccgagCATGGGATTGATATTACTACTCTTACTTGGGCCCGATTTAAAGAAATATTCTATGAGAAGTATTCTACTACTGATGTTAGAGGACGGTCgaagagagagtttatgagcCTCCGTCAGGGAGACTCGTCTGTTGCTGAGTTTGTgaagaagtttgataggggttgtTACTTTGTAACCCTTATAGCGAGGGATCCTGCAGAGAAGCTTAGACACTTCATGGATGGTCTACGACCCACCTTGCGAAATAATGTTATGATTATGCGTCCTTTGGACTATGCCACTGCCATTACATATGTCTTCCAGTCTGAGCAGTCTTTGAGGGACGTTGAGTTTGAGATGCAGCGTAAGAG ggcctcaaaagccccaaggtccAGTGCACCACCTAAGCCACAAAATCCTGGAGCACCAAAGCCTGCTGAGAGGCAAccatgcaaggagtgcaatcgcCTACATATTGGCAAATGTGAATGTGGGACATTCAAGTGTTTCTACTGCAAGGAGAGTGGGCACAAAGCTGGTGATTGCCCAAAAAGGAAAGCATCTACTACGGCACGAGCTTATGTTATGAATGCCGAGGAAGCTGAGGAGGAGACAGACACTACGCTTAtcacgggtaacctagtcatttaa